A window of the Brumimicrobium sp. genome harbors these coding sequences:
- the carA gene encoding glutamine-hydrolyzing carbamoyl-phosphate synthase small subunit translates to MKKKLVLESGEIFYGTGFGVENEISGEVVFNTGMTGYQEVISDLSYSGQIVCMTYPLIGNYGINPDDFESISPAIKGLIVKELCEFPSNFRNQMNLDEFFKRKNLSGIQGIDTRRLTRVLRNKGTVKGKIVDETINTEEVISELKQTVFPTNLIEHVSTKTAYACPGRGFKVVLVDFGSKLGIIRELSKRDCDIVVVPHSTSAEDILLMKPDGVMLTNGPGDPKDYPYALDMIRGILGKIPVFGICMGHQLIGLACGAKTYKLKFGHRGGNHPVVDLRTNKVSITAQNHGYAIDQESLKGTDLIETHIALNDRTNEGLRHKKYPCFTVQYHPEASPGPEDANYLFDDFLTLMETFEKNQENR, encoded by the coding sequence ATGAAAAAAAAGTTAGTGTTAGAATCTGGTGAAATCTTTTACGGTACTGGTTTTGGCGTAGAAAATGAAATCTCGGGCGAGGTAGTCTTTAACACGGGAATGACAGGGTATCAGGAAGTGATATCGGATTTGTCATATAGTGGTCAAATAGTATGCATGACTTATCCATTGATTGGTAACTATGGCATCAATCCAGATGATTTTGAAAGTATTTCTCCTGCCATCAAAGGACTTATCGTAAAGGAATTGTGTGAATTTCCTTCCAATTTCAGAAATCAAATGAATTTGGACGAGTTTTTTAAGCGAAAAAATCTTTCGGGTATTCAAGGAATTGATACCAGAAGATTGACGCGGGTGTTGCGCAATAAAGGAACGGTGAAAGGAAAAATAGTAGATGAAACGATAAATACAGAGGAGGTAATTTCCGAACTAAAACAAACCGTTTTCCCAACCAACTTGATTGAACACGTTTCTACAAAAACAGCGTATGCTTGTCCAGGAAGAGGGTTTAAGGTAGTATTAGTAGATTTTGGTTCGAAATTAGGCATTATTCGAGAATTGTCAAAACGGGATTGTGACATTGTCGTTGTTCCTCATTCCACATCAGCAGAAGATATTCTGTTAATGAAACCCGATGGCGTGATGTTAACTAACGGTCCTGGTGACCCAAAAGATTATCCGTATGCGTTAGATATGATACGTGGAATACTTGGAAAAATACCAGTTTTTGGTATCTGTATGGGACATCAATTAATCGGTTTGGCGTGCGGAGCAAAAACCTATAAACTGAAGTTTGGACACCGTGGAGGTAATCACCCTGTGGTAGATTTGAGAACAAATAAAGTAAGTATTACTGCTCAAAATCATGGATATGCGATTGACCAAGAGTCGTTGAAAGGAACTGATTTAATCGAAACGCACATCGCATTAAACGACAGAACAAACGAAGGATTAAGACATAAAAAATATCCCTGCTTTACCGTTCAGTATCACCCTGAAGCCAGTCCTGGACCTGAAGATGCGAATTATCTCTTCGATGATTTCCTTACCTTGATGGAAACCTTTGAAAAAAACCAAGAAAACAGGTAA